Below is a window of Synechococcus sp. RSCCF101 DNA.
GAGCCACTCCCGCCAGCAGCGGCCGACCCGCTCACCCGAGAGCAGGGCCCCCTCCACCTGCCCGAATCCCGCACCGGCGATGCAATCGCCGCAGAATGCGAGCCGGAAGCGGGGGTGCAGGCTCAGCGCGGGGCTGAGCCCCGCACCGCGGGGACGGGCGGCTCCCCAGCGCATCAGCCAGGCTTCGCTGGGGTGGGGCGATGGGCCGCCGCCGGGCCACCAGGCCCGACTGAGCTGCAGCAGCGCCTGCTGGAGCTGGCTGAGAACGCTCGCCTCCGTTGCGCCTGCATCCGGCCCTCGGTCTTCGAGGCCGAGCGCCGCCCGCTGACGGGCACTGGCGGAGCCACGCGGCGTGAGTGGCCCGGTGGCGGCGGTGAAGGCGGCGCTGGCCTCCAGCAGCAGCGCCATCGATCCATCGGGCTGAGGCTGAAGCCGCAGGCGATCGATGGACCCGTCTCCCTCCGCCGGCTCAATCGCATCAAGGCCGAGGGCCCGCCAGGGCTCTGCATCCGCTCCCTCGAAGCGCAGCACCGCCACCAGGCGCGCCTCCGTCCCCTGCCGGGCCAGCAGGTCGAGCGCCTGATCCAGCCTCCGGCAGGACGCTGCGTCCTCCGCGGCGGCCTGGGTCTCCAGCTCGCGCAGGGCCTGGCGCAGGGGCGGCGACGACCAGCCGAAGCTCGCGGCGCCGCGGGGATGGGCCAGCAGCGACCCGCAGATCACCAGCCCATCGCAGGGATCGAGCAGAGGTTCTCCTTCCGCACCGAGCAGCCTCCAGCCGCCCGATCGCTGCGGCCGGAGCCGGTGCACCA
It encodes the following:
- a CDS encoding NAD(P)-binding protein; amino-acid sequence: MSHIAIIGAGVAGCSAAASLRRHGFSGRLSLVEMGRGPGGRCASRRSRHRPEETVNHGTPWFTVSSPEARRLLQPLLAGGWLEERPLRLARASSSQPPRRSAEAAPAEAVLMGRPGMDGLCRGLLADPIAPLETRYGTLVHRLRPQRSGGWRLLGAEGEPLLDPCDGLVICGSLLAHPRGAASFGWSSPPLRQALRELETQAAAEDAASCRRLDQALDLLARQGTEARLVAVLRFEGADAEPWRALGLDAIEPAEGDGSIDRLRLQPQPDGSMALLLEASAAFTAATGPLTPRGSASARQRAALGLEDRGPDAGATEASVLSQLQQALLQLSRAWWPGGGPSPHPSEAWLMRWGAARPRGAGLSPALSLHPRFRLAFCGDCIAGAGFGQVEGALLSGERVGRCWREWLVA